In one window of Spartobacteria bacterium DNA:
- a CDS encoding DUF481 domain-containing protein, whose amino-acid sequence MMKRCIQSVILAAFMVSVSFADKDAGWQKQVGVAYVTPDDKKAGTYEGKVALGFQQKSGNTEQNQFDFGLTVLRHFESSRVKFRGQKAYEHTDGTDKTDNAMAGLLYSYDVTERSYFVSGLSWKYDDIADLTYRYTLNAGCGMRVYRSERSEAGMEAGPSYIVEKLGGTESDYLAAFVGLNAKHTFANGADCWADGTYIPRLDEFSTYLLHGEMGVNAPVYGGLGLQVTLTDDYNSLPAAGKEKNDFVVRGGVTYKF is encoded by the coding sequence ATGATGAAAAGATGTATTCAGAGTGTGATTCTGGCCGCCTTCATGGTGTCGGTGTCTTTCGCAGATAAAGATGCCGGATGGCAAAAACAGGTGGGCGTGGCGTATGTGACGCCTGACGATAAGAAAGCGGGAACCTATGAGGGAAAGGTCGCGCTGGGATTTCAGCAGAAAAGCGGCAATACCGAACAGAACCAGTTTGATTTCGGACTGACAGTTCTCCGTCATTTTGAATCATCCCGTGTGAAATTTCGTGGTCAGAAGGCCTATGAGCACACCGATGGAACAGATAAGACCGACAATGCCATGGCCGGGCTGCTGTACAGCTATGATGTGACGGAACGCAGTTATTTTGTGAGCGGGCTTTCCTGGAAATACGATGACATTGCAGACTTAACCTATCGCTATACCCTGAATGCGGGCTGTGGAATGCGGGTTTATCGCTCGGAAAGGAGCGAGGCGGGTATGGAGGCCGGCCCCTCGTATATTGTTGAAAAACTGGGCGGGACGGAGTCGGATTATCTGGCGGCCTTTGTCGGGCTCAACGCAAAACATACTTTTGCAAACGGGGCGGACTGCTGGGCCGACGGAACGTACATCCCGCGCCTTGACGAATTTTCCACCTATCTTCTTCATGGTGAAATGGGTGTAAATGCACCGGTTTATGGCGGCCTTGGTTTGCAGGTAACGCTGACTGATGACTACAACAGTCTTCCGGCGGCCGGTAAAGAGAAAAATGATTTCGTTGTCCGAGGCGGCGTCACTTACAAATTTTAA
- a CDS encoding VCBS repeat-containing protein, which yields MTEQIFLNRWRTIKTFMCRALLMLGWVTSGQAQRVSLTITNAYGIPSLSREQIQSVSVTTNVISDQFGYVYAMEIGDLDNDGKADVVAAGYQSDKVVCWLKKPIGWVLQTIGTGVNGASGVSLADIDHDGKVDVVGSADEGGQIYWWRNASGDGTSWTPYIVDGSVTKAYAVDTGDMNGDGRADIVAASYSGNAIYYWQNIDGSGTNWERRTVATGFSGPTDVKCADMDSDGDLDIVACANSVGTVSWWENTEGTGEKWVVHVISPRTDDAFTLDVQDANGDGQPDIILGTSGGLIIYWENLNAGISWRQTAVAQAFTDIKDIAWADMDEDGDLDVVACSFDKNEIAWWEQRIDTWQKWSICANWPAPRALACGDLDQDGRSDVAAGTYSTDTSVRWFGEDPEYAMTPFAPVAGLITTNYLPQGRMAAVTVTNSTVVDDMFRYLCYGWQGSGSFPSGSSTNTGAQTVSMDSSVTWLWKPQYRLEVSADKHGLVDGTSGWYDDGEKVTLTATAVTEGYIFYRWFGVTENMATNNPLVLTMDQPYEVEAQFAMNWYEVTASAGLNGSIVPSGTVQVVSGGNQTFRFYPDAGYEVSEVKVNDESKGAGNEFTFANIDSNYTLQVYFSRKTIGIRSTSSYGNTVPPSGRTTMLPGGTQMTCRVSDSPVIVGGTTQFVCNGWTGTGSVPGYGTSDTTASFVLSEYSTIAWSWKTQVLFSATNDVGGRTDKTEEWVDRGGETQVSAIPDQGYVFSGWSGNMAVSAQMDNPLTLLMDRKRDVTAHFDVFRPVIEAGSGNNGRIEPSGRIDTAYLSQPTFEIIPDEGYRIASVTVDGVSVGVQPVYQFEPVAADHTIYAVFSDDAYVLTVASAYGTASPEAGTHSFSASDIIQCKQNQSIVTSGASTQFLCTGWTGSGSVSASGTNMETSLFILKKDSAITWNWSTQYWFSVDAAAGGTVDASNQWVDAESISRITATADPGYSFAGWQLSITGLDTNTNPLDIPFHQAVTATAHFEEQRVTLTATSAGMGQIVPSGSIRADYGTNVAFVITPNTGYRVEDVTVDDLSIGATTGYTFTNVMTNHTIHASFTLDFYTLSVTNAGNYGQPVPQAGSRTVAGGLTTNGLMLNSVVERGSTQLVCAGWTGAGSAPTNGTGTNTGSFIVRSDSSVNWLWNTNVQLAVSAGPNGAVSTTGGWYPVGTTGVTVQAVPDGYFRFAGWSGDVPASQSNANPLVLSMTQPRAITAQFSTNTIYVSTSKSGSGDITPASQFYPPNSDVTIRVVPWSGSRIQQIMLDSVSQRLTNYYDMSLVLSNLVNDHTVTATFGDDEYALYVQSAYGVVDPAAGTNMYAKGTSVHLSLERSPQLIGDGRSRAVYTEFSGTGSVPATGTESNLSITVTSDSSITWNWKTQHVLQVSSTIGGRVSGESNAWHDVGDSVSLVAAPDIGYRFITWSGDVPSSVAASNIIELTMDQGRTVEAVFADAFAELVVSSPYGQTDPAEGTHSYVYGSNVTCGQLYASWPTNPAGTQFVCQGWAGTGDVPASGTTLQTDTFSLQDDSSIAWLWITNVELSLTQTDGGTIATDAAWVRQGSNAVITATPGTGMSLSRWIGDVPAASSNQNPLYVIMDRSRSVEALFVTNQPILSISSKYGTPVPAAGSEAGDYGRVENCSVSPTIVSLSSSERMICTGWSGTGDVESSGSNVTTSVMITQDSSLTWNWKKQYVLEASGGLNGWVSPTSTWFDVDASAQCLATANSGYQFDYWSGDVAVTDTTNNPVTVTMDAARTLRANFIEVRPILVVSNSIGGCSPAPGTHTEYDYGDEIGLLIYQTPYPSNALSTHYVCTGWNGSGSVPSSGSGSYTNIILQEASLISWNWKTQFMLTVTSSVYGSVASVSGWKDQNAEVDVTAMPDTGQVFAGWSGDLSSPSSSNENPMTVTMDQSRRIEARFTTNRPVLTIISDLGEAIPAVGIYSTNYHAEIFASVTCGVITNGPGTQYLQQGWSGSGSIPPSGDTCHLSATITNDSTLVWNWQVQYALTVTNEAGGTVDAPSGWHNMGTNVSIRAVPDAHFRFDSWQGNGIPDALTNRAELSVAMSEPISLTALFSTNNLLITATVEGTDCGSMSPTGTIVVAPHGELAFDLATKNHCEGYLVVDGRYVAFTNRYVFSDVIEDHSIRAVFEKENVLLYVGSTYPDGRTVPPIGAITYKYGDSVTCMVTNSPYDDGVTLFTCNGWTGAGNVPLYTNGMDPAVVPTFTMEEDSQIIWQWDTNYWLEIVPSPFGSVDVDSGWKANELITLNATVSNHASFVGWAGDTENAVTNGTELVFMMEHARTIEPVFAPDKYIVTIESAHGNVDPEPGSQAYDYGTRVVSQLTSNPVFVGEFATQYTCSGWSLMSTNGLTWTNGTSTQAVYVVTNSATIRWNWETKYYLDLSMQGEGKLVDRYARSMTSQWMAVSNMVFLEAVPDTYSSFNSWTGTMNTSESLIFFYMTKSYQLTALFDTKKTTQGVPYWWMAQYGWTDQFDINAGLDQDGDGFFTWQEWIAFTVPTNAASYLSVDSFNSSGTNRTLSWCAQTNRVYRIDAITNLLSTNWIYLATQLTFPDTNGTYQITGDWLTRPEAIFLLQVEEP from the coding sequence ATGACAGAACAGATTTTTCTGAATCGATGGCGGACAATCAAAACGTTTATGTGCCGGGCATTGCTCATGCTGGGGTGGGTGACGTCCGGTCAGGCGCAGCGCGTGAGTCTGACCATTACCAATGCCTATGGAATTCCATCCCTTTCCAGGGAGCAGATTCAGTCGGTATCGGTGACCACCAACGTGATATCGGATCAGTTCGGCTACGTTTATGCCATGGAAATCGGTGATTTAGACAATGACGGAAAGGCGGACGTGGTGGCCGCGGGATACCAGTCGGACAAAGTGGTGTGCTGGTTGAAAAAGCCGATCGGCTGGGTCTTGCAGACCATTGGTACCGGGGTGAATGGTGCCAGCGGCGTATCCCTCGCCGACATCGATCACGACGGAAAAGTGGATGTGGTTGGATCCGCAGATGAAGGCGGTCAGATCTACTGGTGGCGCAATGCTTCCGGCGACGGAACATCTTGGACCCCTTACATCGTCGATGGCAGCGTGACGAAGGCCTACGCAGTGGATACCGGCGACATGAATGGCGACGGACGCGCCGACATTGTTGCGGCATCCTATAGCGGCAATGCGATTTACTATTGGCAGAACATCGACGGATCGGGAACCAACTGGGAACGTCGCACCGTGGCGACCGGATTTAGCGGCCCCACCGACGTAAAATGTGCGGACATGGACAGCGATGGCGACCTGGATATTGTGGCCTGCGCCAACAGTGTGGGAACGGTCAGCTGGTGGGAAAACACAGAAGGAACAGGCGAGAAATGGGTGGTACACGTGATATCCCCCCGTACGGACGACGCGTTCACATTGGATGTGCAGGATGCCAACGGGGATGGGCAGCCCGACATTATTCTGGGTACCTCCGGCGGATTGATTATCTACTGGGAAAATCTGAATGCGGGCATCAGCTGGAGGCAGACAGCCGTGGCACAGGCTTTCACCGATATAAAAGACATCGCATGGGCTGATATGGATGAGGACGGCGATTTGGATGTGGTGGCCTGTAGCTTTGATAAAAATGAAATCGCCTGGTGGGAACAGCGCATTGATACATGGCAGAAATGGTCTATCTGTGCCAACTGGCCTGCGCCGCGCGCCCTAGCCTGCGGAGATCTGGATCAGGACGGACGCAGCGATGTGGCGGCGGGAACCTATTCGACAGATACCAGCGTCCGCTGGTTTGGCGAAGACCCCGAATACGCCATGACGCCGTTTGCTCCCGTTGCGGGACTGATTACAACCAACTATCTGCCGCAGGGTCGCATGGCGGCGGTGACCGTGACCAACAGCACCGTGGTCGACGACATGTTCCGCTATTTATGTTACGGATGGCAGGGCTCGGGCAGTTTCCCCAGCGGCTCGTCAACCAATACCGGTGCACAGACTGTTTCCATGGATTCCAGTGTCACCTGGCTCTGGAAACCCCAGTATCGACTGGAAGTCAGTGCCGACAAACATGGACTGGTGGATGGCACCTCCGGCTGGTATGACGACGGCGAAAAAGTAACCTTAACCGCCACCGCCGTTACCGAAGGCTATATCTTTTATCGCTGGTTCGGTGTGACGGAAAACATGGCCACCAACAATCCGCTGGTTCTAACCATGGATCAGCCCTACGAAGTGGAAGCCCAGTTTGCCATGAACTGGTATGAGGTCACCGCCTCGGCCGGACTAAACGGCTCCATTGTTCCCAGCGGCACCGTGCAGGTGGTATCCGGCGGAAATCAGACCTTCCGTTTTTATCCCGATGCCGGGTATGAAGTGAGCGAGGTCAAGGTCAACGACGAATCCAAGGGCGCAGGCAACGAATTCACCTTCGCCAATATCGACAGCAATTACACCCTGCAAGTCTATTTCTCGCGCAAAACCATCGGCATCCGTTCCACCAGCAGTTATGGCAATACCGTCCCGCCATCGGGCCGGACGACCATGCTCCCCGGGGGAACACAGATGACCTGTCGCGTATCCGATTCCCCGGTCATTGTGGGCGGAACCACCCAGTTTGTGTGCAATGGATGGACAGGAACGGGAAGTGTTCCCGGTTACGGAACATCCGATACCACGGCATCTTTTGTGTTGTCGGAATATTCGACGATTGCCTGGTCATGGAAGACACAGGTGCTCTTTTCGGCCACCAATGATGTGGGCGGACGCACCGATAAAACTGAAGAATGGGTGGATCGCGGCGGTGAAACACAGGTTTCGGCTATTCCGGATCAGGGCTATGTGTTCTCCGGCTGGAGCGGCAATATGGCGGTTTCGGCGCAGATGGATAATCCGCTGACGCTGCTGATGGATCGCAAACGCGATGTGACCGCGCATTTTGATGTATTTCGTCCCGTCATTGAGGCCGGCTCCGGCAATAACGGACGCATAGAGCCCAGCGGACGCATCGACACAGCCTATTTATCGCAGCCCACCTTTGAAATCATTCCCGACGAAGGCTATCGCATTGCTTCCGTCACCGTGGATGGCGTTTCGGTGGGCGTCCAGCCCGTCTATCAGTTTGAGCCGGTAGCGGCGGATCATACGATTTATGCCGTATTTTCCGATGATGCCTATGTGCTGACCGTGGCCAGTGCCTATGGAACCGCCTCCCCGGAGGCGGGAACACACAGCTTTTCTGCATCGGATATCATCCAGTGCAAACAGAACCAATCCATCGTAACGTCGGGAGCATCCACCCAGTTCCTTTGCACCGGATGGACGGGGTCGGGATCAGTGAGTGCCTCGGGCACCAACATGGAAACGTCGTTATTTATCCTGAAAAAAGACTCCGCCATCACCTGGAACTGGTCAACCCAGTATTGGTTTTCTGTAGACGCGGCGGCAGGCGGTACCGTCGATGCCAGCAATCAGTGGGTGGATGCCGAATCCATCAGCCGCATCACCGCCACCGCCGATCCCGGCTACAGTTTTGCCGGCTGGCAGCTGAGTATCACCGGACTGGATACCAATACCAATCCGCTGGACATCCCTTTCCATCAGGCCGTAACGGCCACCGCGCATTTTGAGGAACAGCGCGTCACGTTGACCGCCACCTCTGCAGGCATGGGGCAGATCGTCCCGTCGGGCTCCATTCGTGCCGATTACGGAACCAACGTGGCTTTTGTCATCACACCCAACACAGGCTATCGCGTGGAGGATGTCACCGTGGATGATTTGTCCATAGGCGCCACGACGGGGTACACGTTCACCAATGTAATGACCAATCACACCATTCACGCGTCTTTTACACTGGATTTTTATACGCTGTCGGTGACCAATGCAGGCAATTACGGACAACCCGTTCCTCAGGCAGGCAGCAGGACGGTCGCAGGCGGGTTGACCACCAATGGTCTGATGCTGAACAGTGTCGTCGAACGCGGTTCCACCCAGCTGGTCTGTGCCGGATGGACAGGCGCAGGCAGTGCGCCCACCAACGGAACGGGAACCAATACCGGCAGTTTTATCGTGCGCTCCGATAGCTCCGTCAACTGGCTGTGGAACACCAATGTGCAGCTGGCGGTGTCGGCCGGCCCCAATGGGGCGGTGAGTACGACCGGCGGCTGGTATCCCGTTGGAACCACCGGCGTAACCGTTCAGGCGGTTCCCGACGGCTATTTCCGTTTTGCTGGCTGGAGCGGCGATGTGCCGGCCAGTCAGTCCAATGCGAATCCGCTGGTTCTCAGCATGACACAGCCGCGCGCCATCACCGCGCAGTTCAGCACCAATACGATTTATGTATCTACGTCAAAATCGGGATCAGGCGATATCACTCCCGCATCGCAATTCTATCCTCCCAACAGCGATGTGACCATTCGCGTGGTTCCGTGGAGCGGATCGCGCATTCAGCAGATCATGCTGGACAGTGTTTCGCAGAGGCTGACCAATTATTACGACATGTCGCTGGTGCTCTCCAATCTGGTCAATGATCACACCGTTACCGCCACCTTCGGAGACGATGAATATGCACTGTATGTTCAGAGTGCCTATGGCGTGGTAGACCCCGCAGCGGGAACCAATATGTATGCCAAAGGAACATCGGTTCATTTATCTCTGGAGCGCTCCCCGCAATTGATTGGTGATGGACGCAGCCGTGCGGTCTACACAGAATTCAGCGGAACCGGTAGTGTGCCCGCCACCGGCACAGAAAGTAATCTGAGCATCACCGTCACGTCCGATTCTTCCATAACCTGGAACTGGAAAACCCAGCATGTTCTACAGGTCTCGTCCACCATCGGCGGACGCGTCAGCGGCGAGAGCAATGCATGGCATGATGTGGGCGACTCCGTATCACTGGTGGCCGCGCCGGACATCGGATATCGTTTTATTACCTGGAGCGGCGATGTTCCGTCCAGTGTTGCCGCGTCGAATATTATTGAATTAACCATGGATCAGGGACGCACCGTAGAGGCGGTGTTTGCCGACGCGTTCGCTGAGCTGGTGGTGTCCAGTCCCTATGGTCAGACCGATCCCGCAGAAGGCACGCACTCGTATGTTTACGGCAGCAATGTGACTTGCGGACAGCTCTATGCGTCCTGGCCCACCAACCCAGCGGGAACCCAGTTTGTCTGCCAGGGCTGGGCGGGAACCGGCGACGTACCGGCCAGTGGAACCACCCTGCAGACCGATACGTTCAGCCTGCAAGATGATTCGTCCATTGCCTGGCTGTGGATCACCAATGTAGAACTGTCACTGACGCAAACCGACGGCGGAACCATTGCCACCGATGCCGCATGGGTTCGACAGGGATCCAACGCGGTCATTACCGCCACCCCCGGCACGGGCATGTCTCTGAGTCGCTGGATCGGCGATGTCCCCGCCGCGAGTTCTAATCAGAATCCCCTGTATGTGATCATGGATCGATCCCGATCGGTGGAAGCCCTGTTTGTGACCAATCAACCCATACTCTCGATATCATCGAAATATGGAACACCCGTTCCTGCGGCGGGAAGCGAAGCCGGCGATTATGGTCGCGTGGAGAACTGCTCGGTGTCTCCAACGATTGTATCTCTTTCCAGCTCCGAACGCATGATCTGCACCGGTTGGAGCGGAACCGGCGATGTGGAGTCTTCCGGCAGTAATGTCACCACCAGTGTGATGATCACACAGGATTCCTCCCTGACCTGGAACTGGAAAAAACAGTATGTACTGGAGGCCTCGGGCGGACTCAACGGCTGGGTCAGCCCCACCTCCACGTGGTTTGATGTGGATGCTTCGGCGCAATGCCTCGCCACAGCCAATTCGGGGTATCAGTTTGACTATTGGTCGGGCGATGTGGCGGTGACCGATACCACAAACAATCCGGTGACCGTGACCATGGACGCGGCCCGCACCCTGCGCGCTAATTTTATTGAGGTTCGTCCCATCCTGGTCGTGAGCAACAGCATTGGCGGCTGTTCTCCGGCACCCGGCACGCATACCGAATATGATTACGGCGACGAGATTGGCCTGTTGATTTATCAGACGCCCTATCCTTCCAATGCCCTGTCCACCCACTATGTCTGCACCGGCTGGAACGGATCGGGCAGCGTCCCCTCGTCGGGATCCGGTTCCTATACCAACATCATCCTGCAGGAAGCTTCGCTCATCAGCTGGAACTGGAAAACCCAGTTTATGCTGACGGTTACGTCTTCTGTATATGGATCCGTTGCCTCCGTTTCCGGCTGGAAAGACCAGAATGCAGAGGTGGATGTGACGGCCATGCCTGATACCGGCCAGGTCTTTGCAGGCTGGAGCGGCGATTTATCCTCCCCGTCTTCCAGCAACGAGAATCCCATGACCGTGACCATGGATCAGTCGCGGCGGATAGAAGCCCGTTTTACCACCAATCGTCCTGTCCTGACCATTATCAGCGATCTGGGCGAAGCCATTCCCGCCGTCGGCATCTATAGCACCAATTACCATGCCGAAATCTTTGCATCGGTCACCTGCGGCGTGATCACTAATGGCCCGGGTACACAATACCTGCAGCAGGGCTGGAGCGGATCGGGCAGTATTCCGCCATCGGGCGACACCTGTCATTTGTCCGCCACCATCACCAACGATTCCACGCTGGTATGGAACTGGCAGGTGCAATATGCTCTAACAGTCACCAATGAGGCGGGCGGCACCGTCGATGCCCCGTCGGGCTGGCATAATATGGGAACCAATGTATCCATCCGCGCGGTTCCCGATGCGCATTTCCGTTTCGACTCCTGGCAGGGCAACGGCATTCCCGATGCCCTGACCAATCGTGCCGAATTATCGGTGGCCATGTCCGAACCGATTTCGCTTACGGCTCTCTTCAGCACCAATAATCTGCTGATCACCGCCACGGTAGAAGGCACCGACTGCGGTTCGATGTCGCCCACCGGAACCATCGTCGTGGCTCCCCATGGCGAGCTGGCCTTTGACCTGGCGACGAAAAACCATTGCGAAGGCTATCTGGTGGTGGATGGACGTTATGTGGCATTTACCAATCGGTATGTGTTCTCCGATGTCATCGAAGACCATTCCATTCGGGCCGTGTTCGAAAAGGAAAATGTACTCCTGTATGTGGGCAGCACCTATCCCGATGGACGCACCGTACCGCCCATCGGTGCCATTACCTATAAATATGGCGACAGTGTGACCTGTATGGTGACCAATTCCCCTTACGACGACGGCGTGACCCTCTTTACCTGCAATGGCTGGACCGGCGCCGGCAATGTGCCGCTGTATACCAATGGAATGGATCCCGCCGTGGTTCCCACCTTCACTATGGAGGAAGACTCACAGATCATCTGGCAGTGGGATACCAATTACTGGCTGGAAATTGTGCCATCGCCCTTCGGCAGCGTCGATGTGGATTCCGGATGGAAGGCGAATGAACTGATTACATTAAATGCCACCGTCAGTAATCACGCCAGTTTTGTGGGTTGGGCCGGCGATACAGAAAATGCGGTGACCAACGGGACGGAACTGGTATTTATGATGGAGCATGCCCGCACCATCGAACCCGTTTTTGCGCCGGATAAATATATCGTCACCATTGAGTCGGCCCACGGCAATGTGGATCCGGAACCGGGATCGCAGGCCTATGATTATGGAACGCGTGTGGTCTCTCAGCTGACGAGTAATCCCGTTTTTGTGGGCGAATTCGCCACGCAGTACACCTGCTCCGGCTGGTCGCTCATGTCCACGAATGGACTGACATGGACCAACGGCACGTCCACACAGGCGGTGTACGTCGTCACCAATTCCGCCACTATTCGCTGGAACTGGGAGACCAAATATTATCTGGATCTCTCCATGCAGGGAGAAGGCAAACTGGTTGATCGCTATGCCCGCTCCATGACCAGTCAATGGATGGCTGTGAGCAATATGGTTTTTCTGGAGGCCGTTCCCGATACCTATTCTTCTTTCAACAGCTGGACGGGAACCATGAATACCAGTGAGTCTCTCATCTTTTTCTATATGACCAAGTCCTATCAGCTCACCGCCCTGTTCGATACAAAGAAAACAACTCAGGGCGTCCCTTACTGGTGGATGGCACAATACGGCTGGACCGATCAGTTTGATATCAATGCCGGTCTCGATCAGGACGGCGACGGCTTCTTCACCTGGCAGGAATGGATTGCCTTCACCGTGCCCACCAATGCCGCCAGTTATCTGTCCGTCGACTCCTTCAATAGCAGCGGGACTAATCGCACGTTGTCATGGTGTGCCCAGACCAATCGCGTCTATCGCATCGATGCCATCACCAATCTGCTGTCCACCAACTGGATCTATCTCGCCACCCAGCTCACCTTCCCCGACACCAACGGCACCTATCAAATCACCGGCGACTGGCTTACCCGTCCCGAAGCCATCTTCCTCCTTCAGGTCGAAGAGCCCTGA